The window agtagtaataattattgatatatgttaagaaattgtctatttgaaaataattttttatcataatttttgaaaataattattgggtatataagaataattaaatagtatatccaataatatataatgttatatatgtatagttataatatttttatactgtttttgtataatttttaaatagattttatgttgtgggtcagTATTATGTTTTTGGACCCCATATTCGGATTAGGGTTAAGtgttatattgcatttaattttttataattcgataacatttattagtttaaagaattgttttaaatatatataggaaataaattattaaaaatatgtataggaTAGGTTATAATTATTAAGACTCATATTAGGTCTAAATAtgtaagagaaaaaataaggaTGAAAATGACTATGAAAAGGAacgaataaaataatatattttggcaaataaaaatttgattttttgttaatataactTAATGGTAAATGTGTTTAACTAagtctttttgtattttattgttaatttggGGGTATTGGTTTATGGGGGAATTTATCGAATATTGAATCGATATAAAAAGATGATTTCAAAGCATCGATTTGGTCCTAGAAGAAAAGgttgatttaaataattacagCATTTAATATGAGAAATTAAGGAGAGAGGGAATtggaagaaaataattattatgatttcCTCCCTCAGTGACAACTgaacaaaatgataaatgAAGTAAGTGATATAGGAATGGATTTGAATGaaataaaagtataaaatGGTATTTGgaggaaatatatataagggAAAGAAGTTACGTTAaaggtatatttattttacacacattattttatgaattatgtacaaggtaaataaaaagaaagtTATGaagtatacaatttttaaaatatttcttcactatcaaatattatatatttttactatttttattttagtatTTGCCATTTGGATGGAGAAAGgaattgaagaaaaaaaaacatgaaagAGGTTATAAACTCAactgatgaaaaaaaataaaatgcaaataattataaattcatctaatcaaaaaaaacagaCTAAAAAATCAATAAATTCCGTTTATGTGGAAAAATCTCCATAGTTAAATATGTACCAACTTATGCAGGCCTATTCTgtatcatttattaatttttttttttttaattttttttgtttataaagaAATCACAATTCTTtagaattataaatttaattaatgtcttatattttttgttaaataacCAAAGCTCAGATGTTTATGATTCTGACTTtaaaattcaatataaatattaaaaataacaaataagTAAATTCGTTTATTATTATAGGTAAATAAACTCATAAGTatcatcaaaaaatatatatgtgtaatattataatataaatatatgtattttaatAATCTATATAAAACGATGTTGTTTAAtcaattcattttatttccattataatatttctctaaaattataagaataaaataattaataatataatgaatgaataaaaaaaatatattttataaaataatttattattgaaaaaattcataataatatttttaaaaaatataaacagtGACCCTCTACGTCTCTATCATACAttgcaaaatataattgttttttatgcatattcagtaaaaaaaatataaaagtggATATTTCCTATATTAAAAGTTGTGTTATGGAATAAAAAATCAAtgacatataataatgcattataaagatatcaattttatattattgttaaagATCAATTCGGAatatgtggttttatattataaaaaactgAATCAATGGAGAAAAGGTTAAAGGATCATTTAATGttaaatttcattttattatttcatatgaacgcatattatattataattatttaatgaacCATCTTTAATAACAAACAGCATTGTTttatcatagaattaataaagtatataatttttaataaattatttgaatgtatatgcattaataactataacaatagATTATATAAggtaaaaatgaacaattcagaacatttaacgaatatttatataaatttaaatattaaaagagcagatatatattatttttttcttcttaaagggtaatataacaacctaattaaacatatttttctattatactttaaaatttgcatcaatatttatttatatgttatatatttaatatttactatgtattattttaaaaacaatctacatataaaaacatatttaagcttataaatacgggttcagtgctaattgtcgttttaacagtggaaaaatatgcaaagtgtattataaaattactcaataaagaatatttctaaattgaagtatataggaataaaaataaagttatagaaatcattaaaatgaattatgaatttatatacattcattaaaaacaatataaatttatataatttgcatagagaTATAAGTAacataacttaatttgaaaattctataattttagaaaaaactatattatatattataagaaacaagtatataaaaatttaatttatcttattaaatgactatttatatacttttaaggattatagtaataatataattttatattttttaaatttataaagtatttaaattttagaatggcaatcattaaaacataagatataaatatatatcttttcGATGgtcaaacatactttaaattatttataaagtatattaatttttataataatgttatacCAGTGTTACTaagaatagcattttttgtataaaatgcatcatatatacatatggcaAAAGTGTACTAAGCACCTTCTATTTAAGATAATTTAGCTAACTATTATAAAGATAAATGTAACGtttctttagtaataatatgattttgttattaaatattaatttaattattgaaaaacatataatatatttaactatagacgattgttatatatagggttaaagtatttgcgtcacatattgggggcaatatatataaaacatcaTGATTTTACTCAATTtgcaaatcaaaaataaaatttcggAACAATGGCTGAATTtatggtatatgcattttttaataataataataataattttctttacattttttgatatcgtattatatataaatatcattaaactttattttataagagtTTCATTAACgcgtatttttattatacttttttaaacgttttcttagtgtgaaaGGCTCAATAATGTATGGATTGATTTTCCCGATACATTGACTAATGGAAACTATAAATTTAATGGTGATGAACTTTTCAATTCatattgtaataataattgtaagACTGAGCTCGATAAAGTTAATGGAATATGTTTATGGTTGTTTGAGAAAAGTTTTGGGAATAATTCTTCGTTTGTGAATAATGCACAAAGTAATATCAACATTGTTGAATACATTatcatatggttaagttatatgttaagcCTAAAATCACATGAGGAAATCACcaatataaatgatttttatgataaatatataaagaatgGTGAGAAGTATATCAAGGAAATAAATGATGTTAATGATTATAAGAgttataaggatcttatagataaaaaacaatatttgatgaatataaataagaacgttatatctaaattttataatgcattaaaatcattatgtaacatgtataatgaatttaatgatGACGATCCAGATTGCAAGACATATTCAGAAAAAGCTAAAGAAtttattgaaaaatataaagaacttaatgaagataataataatactaaaGACAGTCCATATAATCAAatattgtctacattatcaaatgattataatattttaaaaagcaAATGTAATTCTGATAAATCTATCAATTTCCCATCTCTTCCAACTTTTTCACGAAGATCAGTAATAAAAAGCACACTAACTTCaattacatttatatttgttgcagtatcaattttattgggaatttcttataaggtaaataataagtcaattaaaaatatatattcagcACTTAGTAAtttgtgaatataaataaattatgtattttttaaaatttttatattagtattcgctatttggatttcggaaacgatctcaaaaacaacatttaagaaaaaagctaaaaaaataaagaataaactaattattaatatattattcgaagagtagtgattattccaggaatagtaataatggttgatatattttaagaaattgtctatttcgaagtaatttttgcataatttttatatagtttttatgttgtgggtcaggATTGAGATTATGTTTGTAGACCCCACGTTTGGGTTAgggttaaatataatatttcatttaattttgaataaatttataatatttattggtTTGCAAATGTTGATCAAATGTATTTACCATccccgtatgtttaatttcGAGATTGTGTCTAAATATTCAACCAAAAAAGGGGGTacataacattttataagttataatacttatacataattcgttaatatatattaaatgtgacaatattataacttcgcattgtatatattactaCAATTTTTTGGTTAACCATGCATAAGAGCCtttattatctattatataaagattGTTAATCCAgagttatattgaattatacaTTACACAAtacatttctttatttgatgaaatattttatttagtaaaacttataatttgtGCCACTAATATTTGATTTAATTATAACTTTCCAACCAAACTATATAGTAATATTTCATATCAAggtaaaattataatttaatccATTCTGAATATCCCtttacaatataatataccttcatattaatatatgtttttttaagatTAATTGAACATAttactaatatataatatatattcataaaatatagatgcatgggATATCGATTGAAAATCGACAATGTAACGttgtctataaaatattattacgcttctaacattttttagtaatacataaaaaatacactatATACAACActttttaagttttattgtagttactattctttttttgtatttcctttacatttttattaaaattaattaatatgaATAGAAATTGCTTTATATgccataatttatttatcataagatACAATAATAGAtaaatcactattaattttttaattttatattttgaggtataaataaattaaattttaaaatagttaaatgaaaaaatataagtatataatataatttaatgttatagtttgttataatacttataaacAACTTGGTAAATAACATTAACGTTATtgttctaatatatatagtattttaTCAAAGACTAAAactgaaatatgttaaatttttgaaacatatacaattatatattaatgcaaaatatacataaaatgaatgtaataattaatttgaactaataatgtttttattaggttattatgtatataaaaactctaaatttataatttaaatatattgttattacgaAATATTATGTTCtaaaatgttatactttaaaacaatgaaacaaaaaaattactaattgatttaaagtatttttattaagcgCATTAATTATTCCGTTGTATTATACAGTGATGTagcagtaacaataataatagtaataaaaatagaaaaacgtattaaatacgaacaAACCATTAAATTCATTTGATACACTATATGggtataaattaattatatatattattaaatgagcgataaaattaaaattgtatgcacaaaacatcaaatgaaataatacAATTCCGACTTAGTATTTTGTTAATGTgctaatattagaattaacactaccaataaaattaatattaataattgtatagtttttcattataaaactatatatagtttattataaaatataaaagcaaactatatatttagaaaataattataagttATTTCTaatgaataattttaatatatatacataatttaaagctttaattttaaaataatacaagaCATAATTAGTTATATAGAATAGGTAAATCTTATATGGCTACAtaattgtcttaaaaaagcatacttcccttatctctccccTCAAAGTGCAATATGCCAACCTAATAcacatatttttctattatactttaaaatttacatcaatacttatttatatgttatatatttaatatttactaagtattattttaaaaacaatatgcattcaaagacttatttaagcttatacaTACGGTTacagtgctaattgtcgttttaaaccgtgagaaagatgtgcaaaatatattataaaattatctaataaggtatatttctaaatttaattatataggaataaaaataaagttattgaaaatgttaaatataattggaatggatatatattaaataaaaattatattaaaattatataatttgcataaaaAGTAGAGcatataacttaatttgaaaatactataattttagaaaaaactatattatatattataagaaacaagtatatacatatttaatatttttaaaaaaattactatttatatacttttaaggattatagtaataatataattttttattttttagatttatacagtatttaattttttgaggAACAATCATCaaaacataagatataaatatattccttttctatgttcaagcatactttaaattctttatgaaagtagatatatttttataataaagttatatcAAATGTTAATaagaatagcattttttgtataaaattcattatatatatatttaactaaaatgtattaagcaaccctctttttaaggtaatttagctaattatgATAAATGTAACTTTTctttgtaataatattattttattatcctatattaatttaaatgttgaaaaacatataatatatttaactacagacatttgttatttatagggttaaagtatttacgtcacatattgggggcagtgtatataaaacagcatgattctactcaatttacaaatcaaaaataaaacaccattataatgaataagcaaggggtatatacattttttaataataataatttcctttacattttttgatagtgtattatatataaataccattaaactttattttaataaaatttgtaatAATTCGCGTTTTATTATACTGTTTTAAATGCTTTCTTAGTGTAAATTGTTCTTTGCTGTAAGGAACTCGATTTCCGATAATTTGGACAAAGCAGAAAactataaatttaatattgaAGGCAATTTCAATGAGTATTGTACTAATGGTCAATGCAGTAGTAATCTCGGaaaaattaatgctggatgtttatttttgtttgatGCATTCTTTAAGGATTATTCTGTGTTTAGTTCTGTTGCAAAAAGTAacatcaatattgttgattacattatcatatggttaaatcatatgttaaacctaaagAAAAGTGAAGAACATATGAGCaatttacaatatttttataatacatatataaatggtggcaatatgtataaaaatcCGATAACAGGTATTAAGGAGTATAATAGTTATAAGAatcttatagataaaaaacttgatttgataaatatggatatgaatattatatctaaattttatgatgcatttaataCATTATGTATGATGTATATTGAATTTGATGAAGAAAAATCAAATTGTACGAAATGTTTGAAATATGCTAATGagtttgttaaaaaatataaaattcttAAGGAAGATTCTAGTATTACTGAAAAAAGTGCATGTAGTCAAATATTGTCTAGtttatcaaattattatgatGATTTTAAAAGTTATTGTACTAGTAAAGGTGGTAATTGTGAACAGTATCCATCCATTCCAACGATAGAAACACCACAAATTTATGTAGGAAGTTCTGCAAAAAGCTCTGGACAAATTTCTGAAGATGCATCATCAAGTTCATCGAtaacaaacaaattatttatagttttatcgatatttggtgcaatagcattttttttaggaatttcttataaggtaaataataaggaattaaataatattacatttaaatatgattttaattataaatatgtaaatgttaacaaaaaaataatacgtttcttaacattttatattagtattcgttatttggatttcggaaacgatttcaaaaacaaaaattaagagaaaaactaaaaaatataaagaagaaaatgaatcattaatatatgattcgaagattaataatgattaatatatgttaagaagctgtctattgggaagtaaattttgcataatttttatatagtttttatgttgtagGTCAAGGTTGTGTTTATgtaacccatattcgggttagggctaagtattatatctttgtttaatttttataattaaacactaatttaatatatgtactatacccgtatgtttaatcacgagatgaatttaaaaatatgtactcCCAAAGGAGCGttgccattaatatgaaaaatgcCCCATAACATTTTTCccttaaagtataatatatataattgagtgttcatgccgattttatattattaaaacaaaatgtctatattgtatacattaatatagatgttgaatatatatgaagTCGTATTATGcaatatcataattttcattatataaaacttgatAACTCagaattataatgaattatgcatatcacaatatgtttctttatttaatgaaaattttatttaacaaaaattattactttatcatatttattttgatttaaatcgtgttatccaactgaactgtaataatagatattcataaatatcgatcgagaatcgacaatacaacattttctataaaaggcattttatgtatctaacatttttaataatcaataaaaatatgcatattaataaaaaattaaattatagatatatgtatattatcattttaatttttgattatatataatttcactttatgctaaagttttaaattcaaataatagagatacttatatatacattagtttatttactataaagatataacattagattaattaatattaatttttaagctttatagtttttaagTATAAATAGATTACATTtagaattttaaaaaaataaaatataagtatattaataaaatataatgttatagtttgtactaataattataaataattagaTAGATAGATAGATAGATAGAATAACGTTACTATTATGCccctataaatataatataatataataaattactcTACTAGTAACTAAtgttgaaatattattttattgtggaaagttcatataattaaatattaattttatcgaaaagacgcataataatacattataaaggcataatttttatatattttgttaaaaattaaatttgggatttgtaattttatattctaaaaagtTGAATAAATAGAGAAAATGGTAAATGATCAATTAACAttaaatgtatttttattattccatattaacgcgtattatattatcatagttttttgtagaattaataaaatatagaaaatttaacgaattattttaatgtatatccattgataactataacaataaaatatttaatataagaATGAACAGTGCAAAATATTTAGTGAATAttcaatttaatttatatattaaaatagcaatatatcttatctctctcctcttaaaggtaatataaaaacctaattaaacatcgttttctattatactttaaaatttgcatcaatacttatttatttgttaatatttactaagcattattttaaaaataatatgcattcaaagacttatttaagcttataagtacgggttcagtgctaatgttgttttaaagaatggaaaagatggggaaatatattataaaattactcaataaggtatatttctaaattgatacatataggaataaaaataaagttatagaaataattaaaatggattatgaatttatctacattcattaaaaacaatataaatttatataatttgtatagaGATGTAAGTAacataacttaatttgaaaatactataattttaataaaacagtgGTATGTAGCATTCGAAACaagtattaaatatttaaaatatattagaaaatatttatttatatacttttaaaaaatatactaataatagatttattaatttttacatatttacatGTTCATGGGTATAAAtctatttattaaaacatgagaaacaaatttgtatttttctatattgagACATAATCTAAGGGGATGTAttttaatatcattataaaattacttgaatttttataataaaattagaatggatattattaataatcatAAATTTAAGCATAATTTATGTTATACATATGACCAAAACAAATATCTCCAATTTAAGgcaatttatataatttcaataatatatatatataaacttattattgtattattagtttgcattaattttaaattagtactaaataaaatatggttAACTACAGATAATTGTTATATAGAGAATCCAATTTTATGTCCCCTATTCTGATGCaatatatgaaattattatgatatactttatagtttaaaaataaatctcCAATATGTTAACTAGTACAGTGGTACATACAATTtcttgaataaaaatatttgttattacacatttttgatattgtactATCTATAAATTAATAGTCAGTTCATTTTAatagacatttttatttgattttttaaaattgtttctTAGTGTGAACAGTTTGATACTTTGAGGGAGAATTTGTCCGATGAATCGGATGGTTCTggaaattatttttctaCAAGTGGAATGCTCACGACTTACTGCCCtgataaaaaatgtgatAATGATACCAATCGAATTAACGGTGGGTGCTTATGGTTATTAGATAGATTTTATGGTGGTAAATCAGTTTTTTCCCATTATGCAGATGGCAAGATTGATAttgttgtatatattatgatgtGGTTAGGCtataaattaaatcaaaaGTTAAACAGTCAATTCcccaatataaataaattttacaaTACACATATGAAAGATTTCTATGATTATAAAAAGGATATAAATGGCGTCGATGGTTATAGTACTTATAACGATcttataaataaacataattatGTATTGGATATTCCTAATGAAaatatgtctaaattttatgatgcatttaaatcattatgtaaattGTATACTGAATGTGATGACAGCGAATCAGATTACAATAGTTATTTAGAAAAGACTCAAgaatttgttgaaaaatatgaacaactTAAAGATTTGGATATTACTAAAAACTATCCATATAGTCAactattttctatattatcaaaggattatgataatttaaaaaataaatgttattattttccaCCTCTTCTAACTTATTCACTAATTTCAATTGCacttatatttgttgcaataccaatttttttgggaatttcttataaggtaaataataaggaattaaaaaaattattatatatatgcaaacattaaaaaaaatatacgtttcttaacattttatattagtattcattatttggatttcggaaacgatttcaaaaacaaaaattaagagaaaaaataaaaaatataatgaagaaaatgattcattaatatataattcgaagagtagtgactatttcaggaatagtaataatggttaatatattttaagaaattgtctatttataaataaataatttttgcataatttttatatagttttatgttgtggaacccatattcgggttagggataagtattatattatatttaattttttatagtttGAACaccaattaaatatatgtaccatcATTATATGTTTAAT is drawn from Plasmodium yoelii strain 17X genome assembly, chromosome: 2 and contains these coding sequences:
- a CDS encoding PIR protein, which gives rise to MLTSTCEQFDTLRENLSDESDGSGNYFSTSGMLTTYCPDKKCDNDTNRINGGCLWLLDRFYGGKSVFSHYADGKIDIVVYIMMWLGYKLNQKLNSQFPNINKFYNTHMKDFYDYKKDINGVDGYSTYNDLINKHNYVLDIPNENMSKFYDAFKSLCKLYTECDDSESDYNSYLEKTQEFVEKYEQLKDLDITKNYPYSQLFSILSKDYDNLKNKCYYFPPLLTYSLISIALIFVAIPIFLGISYKYSLFGFRKRFQKQKLREKIKNIMKKMIH
- a CDS encoding PIR protein, with amino-acid sequence MAEFMCERLNNVWIDFPDTLTNGNYKFNGDELFNSYCNNNCKTELDKVNGICLWLFEKSFGNNSSFVNNAQSNINIVEYIIIWLSYMLSLKSHEEITNINDFYDKYIKNGEKYIKEINDVNDYKSYKDLIDKKQYLMNINKNVISKFYNALKSLCNMYNEFNDDDPDCKTYSEKAKEFIEKYKELNEDNNNTKDSPYNQILSTLSNDYNILKSKCNSDKSINFPSLPTFSRRSVIKSTLTSITFIFVAVSILLGISYKYSLFGFRKRSQKQHLRKKLKK
- a CDS encoding PIR protein: MNKQGCKLFFAVRNSISDNLDKAENYKFNIEGNFNEYCTNGQCSSNLGKINAGCLFLFDAFFKDYSVFSSVAKSNINIVDYIIIWLNHMLNLKKSEEHMSNLQYFYNTYINGGNMYKNPITGIKEYNSYKNLIDKKLDLINMDMNIISKFYDAFNTLCMMYIEFDEEKSNCTKCLKYANEFVKKYKILKEDSSITEKSACSQILSSLSNYYDDFKSYCTSKGGNCEQYPSIPTIETPQIYVGSSAKSSGQISEDASSSSSITNKLFIVLSIFGAIAFFLGISYKYSLFGFRKRFQKQKLREKLKNIKKKMNH